One stretch of Thermus filiformis DNA includes these proteins:
- a CDS encoding glycosyltransferase family 2 protein, with product MEASVLIPAFNEEKTVAQVVQVAREAGFPVIVADDASRDATAQRAREAGALVVRLSENRGKGGAVAEGLKRVQTPYLILLDADLLGLKPGHLHALLAPVLKGEAQMSVGVFRKGRASTDWAMRLTPFLSGQRALRTEDLKGVEGLERARYDLEVLLTRHARRSGWRVVYLPLEGVSQVMKEEKRGFWAGFAHRMRMYWEVLKGLL from the coding sequence ATGGAGGCCAGCGTCCTCATCCCCGCCTTTAACGAGGAGAAGACCGTGGCCCAGGTGGTCCAGGTGGCGCGGGAGGCGGGCTTCCCCGTGATCGTGGCGGACGACGCCTCGAGGGACGCCACCGCCCAAAGGGCCCGGGAGGCGGGGGCTTTGGTGGTTCGGCTTTCCGAGAACCGGGGCAAGGGGGGAGCGGTGGCGGAGGGGCTCAAGCGGGTCCAGACCCCCTACCTTATCCTTTTGGACGCGGACCTTTTGGGCCTGAAGCCCGGCCACCTCCACGCCCTTCTGGCCCCGGTCCTGAAGGGGGAGGCTCAGATGAGCGTGGGGGTCTTCCGGAAGGGGCGGGCCTCCACCGACTGGGCCATGCGCCTCACCCCCTTCCTCTCCGGGCAGAGGGCCCTGAGGACGGAGGACCTAAAGGGGGTGGAGGGCCTGGAGCGGGCCCGGTACGACCTGGAGGTCCTCCTCACCCGGCACGCCCGGAGGTCGGGCTGGCGGGTGGTCTACCTGCCCCTCGAGGGGGTGAGCCAGGTGATGAAGGAGGAGAAGCGGGGGTTCTGGGCGGGGTTCGCCCACCGGATGCGGATGTACTGGGAGGTCCTCAAGGGGCTCCTCTAA
- a CDS encoding M50 family metallopeptidase → MSLLWFVLIIGVSVFVHELGHYLAARLQGVRVKAFSVGFGPVLLRRTLWGTEWRLSAIPLGGYADIEGLLPEERGRGYDRLPLLGKLLVLASGVLMNLLLALFLLAYLFHAQGVPEATGRAVVLEVVQNSPAERAGLKPKDVILAVDGKPLQRPQEVNRVKTPGPHTLTLLREGKEVTLSLVWEEGYKQLGVRYQPEVTYQRIGFGKALLLSASRAFAFLPQMVKALVGGLFSTLSGRESDVMGPVGLVAEVGRAAQEGVFRLLELTVAINLSLALFNLLPIPALDGGRILFLLLTRLLRLRPEQEAMAHYLGFLFLLLLILLVTLQDLRRLFGG, encoded by the coding sequence ATGAGCCTGCTCTGGTTTGTCCTCATCATCGGCGTGAGCGTCTTCGTTCACGAGCTGGGCCACTACCTGGCGGCCCGGCTCCAGGGGGTGCGGGTCAAGGCCTTCAGCGTGGGCTTCGGCCCCGTCCTCCTCCGGCGGACCCTCTGGGGCACGGAGTGGCGCCTCTCCGCCATCCCCCTGGGAGGGTACGCGGACATCGAAGGGCTCCTCCCGGAGGAGAGGGGCCGGGGGTACGACCGGCTTCCCCTTTTGGGCAAGCTCCTCGTCCTGGCGAGCGGGGTCCTCATGAACCTCCTCCTGGCCCTCTTCCTCCTGGCCTACCTCTTCCACGCCCAGGGGGTGCCGGAGGCCACGGGCCGGGCCGTGGTCCTGGAGGTGGTGCAGAACAGCCCGGCGGAGAGGGCGGGCCTAAAGCCGAAGGACGTCATCCTGGCAGTGGACGGGAAGCCCCTGCAAAGGCCGCAGGAGGTCAACCGGGTCAAGACCCCGGGGCCGCACACCCTGACCCTCCTGCGCGAGGGGAAGGAGGTCACCCTCTCTCTGGTCTGGGAAGAGGGCTACAAGCAGCTGGGGGTGCGCTACCAGCCGGAGGTGACCTACCAGAGGATCGGCTTCGGAAAGGCCCTCCTCCTAAGCGCCTCCCGCGCCTTCGCCTTCCTGCCCCAGATGGTGAAGGCCCTGGTGGGCGGCCTCTTCTCCACCCTCTCCGGCCGGGAGAGCGATGTGATGGGGCCGGTGGGCCTGGTGGCCGAGGTGGGCCGGGCGGCCCAGGAGGGGGTCTTCCGCCTTTTGGAGCTCACGGTGGCCATCAACCTCTCCCTGGCCCTCTTCAACCTCCTCCCCATCCCCGCCCTGGACGGGGGGCGGATCCTCTTCCTCCTCCTCACCCGCCTCCTCCGCCTGCGGCCGGAGCAGGAGGCCATGGCCCACTACCTGGGCTTCCTCTTCCTCCTTCTCCTCATCCTCCTGGTGACCCTCCAGGACCTGAGGAGGCTCTTCGGAGGCTAG
- the dxr gene encoding 1-deoxy-D-xylulose-5-phosphate reductoisomerase, with product MRLVVLGSTGSIGRQALEVARWRGYRVVGLAAGRNLEVLSEQIALFKPLLVAAEEELHPELKARFPWLRLGTPEEVAALEAEAAVAAIPGLAGLDPTRAAVRTGKRVALANKESMVAAGPLLWKEAEAAGAEILPVDSEHSALFQALLGEPREDVAELILTASGGPFLDSPQDLSEVTPEMALRHPRWRMGPKVTVDSATLFNKGLEVLEAKELFRFPLERIKVLVHPQAYVHGLVRFQDGSLKASLGPTDMRLPIQYALTHPRRPETPLRDLPLPGRLDFLPPNLERFPALALAYEAGKRGGVFQVALSAADEVAVERFLKGEIRFTDIPRILEKVLSQTPSLPLSWENLYQVDAWAKEVAKE from the coding sequence ATGAGACTAGTCGTCCTAGGCTCTACGGGCTCCATCGGCCGCCAGGCCCTGGAGGTGGCCCGCTGGCGGGGCTACCGGGTGGTGGGCCTGGCGGCGGGGAGGAACCTCGAGGTCCTCTCGGAGCAGATCGCCCTCTTCAAGCCCCTCCTGGTGGCGGCGGAGGAGGAGCTCCACCCCGAGCTCAAGGCCCGCTTCCCCTGGCTCAGGCTGGGCACCCCCGAGGAGGTGGCGGCCCTGGAGGCGGAGGCGGCGGTGGCCGCCATCCCCGGCCTGGCGGGGCTGGACCCCACCCGGGCAGCGGTCCGGACGGGGAAGCGGGTGGCCCTGGCCAACAAGGAGAGCATGGTGGCCGCGGGGCCCCTCCTCTGGAAGGAGGCGGAGGCGGCGGGGGCGGAGATCCTGCCGGTGGACTCGGAGCACTCCGCCCTCTTCCAGGCCCTTTTGGGCGAGCCCCGGGAGGACGTGGCCGAGCTGATCCTGACCGCGAGCGGCGGCCCCTTCCTGGACTCCCCCCAGGACCTCTCGGAGGTTACGCCCGAGATGGCCCTCCGCCACCCCCGCTGGCGGATGGGGCCCAAGGTGACGGTGGACTCGGCCACCCTCTTCAACAAGGGCCTCGAGGTCCTGGAGGCGAAGGAGCTCTTCCGCTTCCCCCTGGAAAGGATCAAGGTCCTGGTCCACCCCCAGGCCTACGTCCACGGCCTGGTGCGCTTCCAGGACGGGAGCCTCAAGGCCAGCCTGGGCCCCACGGACATGCGCCTCCCCATCCAGTACGCCCTGACCCACCCCCGCCGGCCCGAGACCCCCTTGCGGGATCTTCCCCTCCCGGGGAGGCTGGACTTCCTCCCACCGAACCTGGAGCGCTTCCCCGCCCTGGCCCTGGCCTACGAGGCCGGCAAAAGGGGCGGGGTCTTCCAGGTGGCCCTCTCCGCCGCGGACGAGGTGGCGGTGGAGCGCTTCCTCAAGGGAGAGATCCGCTTCACGGACATCCCGCGGATCCTGGAGAAGGTCCTTTCCCAAACCCCCAGCCTTCCGCTAAGCTGGGAGAACCTCTACCAGGTGGACGCCTGGGCGAAAGAGGTGGCCAAGGAATGA
- a CDS encoding phosphatidate cytidylyltransferase, whose protein sequence is MKESLSTRVASSLVGAALLLLVLWAGLPLLLPTLLFVLFLGTWEMQEMLRRKEVELNLLFLRVGGVVMLLFSLPQLYWHYPQVPWREVALGVVLLGAFSYELLHGANIPRFAFSLMAFLYLPWTLGYALLLRYSPDGTSGLWTLTLPIVASFATDIGAYFVGRRFGRRKLAPEISPGKTVEGSFGGILVSFLALLLYTSLVREAFPFGFLELLLFSLLLSLAAQLGDLTESMFKRYCGVKDSGSFLPGHGGLLDRIDSLLFTLPLTYYLAVIFT, encoded by the coding sequence GTGAAGGAGTCCCTCTCCACCCGGGTGGCCTCCAGCCTGGTGGGGGCTGCCCTTCTCCTCCTCGTCCTCTGGGCGGGCCTCCCCCTCCTCCTGCCCACCCTTCTCTTCGTCCTCTTCCTGGGCACCTGGGAGATGCAGGAGATGCTCAGGCGGAAGGAGGTGGAGCTGAACCTCCTCTTCCTACGGGTGGGGGGGGTGGTGATGCTCCTCTTCTCCCTGCCCCAGCTCTACTGGCACTACCCCCAGGTCCCCTGGCGGGAGGTAGCCCTTGGGGTGGTCCTCCTGGGGGCCTTCAGCTACGAGCTCCTCCACGGGGCCAACATCCCCCGCTTCGCCTTCAGCCTGATGGCCTTCTTGTACCTGCCATGGACCCTGGGCTACGCCCTCCTCCTGCGCTACAGCCCCGACGGGACGAGCGGGCTTTGGACCCTGACCCTGCCCATCGTGGCCAGCTTCGCCACGGACATCGGGGCCTACTTCGTGGGCCGGCGCTTCGGTAGGCGCAAGCTGGCCCCCGAGATCAGCCCGGGCAAGACGGTGGAGGGCTCCTTCGGGGGGATTTTGGTGAGCTTCCTGGCCCTTCTCCTCTACACCAGCCTGGTGCGGGAGGCCTTCCCCTTCGGCTTCCTCGAGCTCCTCCTCTTCTCCCTCCTCCTCTCCTTGGCCGCCCAGCTCGGGGACCTGACCGAGAGCATGTTCAAGCGCTACTGCGGGGTGAAGGACTCGGGGAGCTTCCTCCCCGGGCACGGGGGGCTTCTGGACCGGATTGACAGCCTCCTTTTCACCCTGCCCCTCACCTACTATCTGGCGGTGATCTTCACATGA
- the frr gene encoding ribosome recycling factor yields MNLKELYQDIRAHMQKSLEALEHNLAGVRSGRANPALLLHLKVEYYGTHVPLNQIATVTAPDARTLVVQSWDQNALKAIEKAIRESDLGLNPANRGDALYINIPPLTEERRKELVRTVRHMAEEARVAIRNIRREGLERLKKLEKELHLSEDDVKRAEAEVQKITDEFIAKVDQALEKKEAEILG; encoded by the coding sequence ATGAACCTAAAGGAGCTCTACCAGGACATCCGCGCGCACATGCAGAAGTCCCTCGAGGCCCTGGAGCACAACCTGGCCGGGGTCCGGAGCGGCCGGGCCAACCCCGCCTTGCTCCTCCACCTCAAGGTGGAGTACTACGGCACCCACGTTCCCCTGAACCAGATCGCCACCGTCACCGCACCGGACGCCCGGACCCTGGTGGTCCAGTCCTGGGACCAGAACGCCCTCAAGGCCATTGAGAAGGCCATCCGGGAGTCGGACCTGGGCCTGAACCCCGCCAACCGGGGGGACGCCCTGTACATCAACATCCCCCCCCTGACGGAGGAGCGGCGGAAGGAGCTGGTCCGCACCGTGCGCCACATGGCCGAGGAGGCCCGGGTGGCCATCCGCAACATCCGGCGGGAGGGGCTGGAGCGGCTGAAAAAGCTGGAGAAGGAGCTCCACCTCTCCGAGGACGACGTCAAGCGGGCCGAGGCCGAGGTGCAGAAGATCACCGACGAGTTCATCGCCAAGGTGGACCAGGCCCTGGAGAAGAAGGAAGCCGAGATCCTGGGGTGA
- the pyrH gene encoding UMP kinase codes for MKYRRVLLKLSGEFLTSNGFGIEPEATRRLAEEIKKAYETGVQMAVVIGAGNLWRGARQGVGMDRATADYIGMLATIMNALALQDALEALGIPTRVQTALTITQVAEPYIRRRALRHLEKERIVIFGGGTGNPFFSTDTAAALRALEVGAEVVLMAKNKVDGVYSDDPRKNPQAVRFDELTYLEVLNRGLQVMDPTALTLCMEAQMPIVVFDIFKPGALTGIIRGERIGTLIHT; via the coding sequence ATGAAGTACAGACGCGTCCTGCTCAAGCTTTCCGGTGAGTTCCTCACCTCAAACGGCTTCGGCATAGAGCCCGAGGCCACCCGCCGCCTGGCGGAGGAGATCAAGAAGGCCTACGAGACCGGGGTCCAGATGGCCGTCGTCATCGGGGCGGGGAACCTCTGGCGGGGTGCGCGCCAGGGGGTAGGGATGGACCGGGCCACCGCGGACTACATCGGGATGCTGGCCACCATCATGAACGCCCTGGCCCTCCAGGACGCCCTCGAGGCCCTGGGCATCCCCACCCGGGTCCAGACCGCCCTCACCATCACCCAGGTGGCCGAGCCCTACATCCGCCGCCGGGCCCTGCGCCACCTGGAGAAGGAGCGGATCGTCATCTTCGGGGGCGGCACCGGCAACCCCTTCTTCTCCACCGACACCGCCGCCGCCCTGCGGGCTTTGGAGGTGGGGGCAGAGGTGGTGCTGATGGCCAAGAACAAGGTGGACGGGGTCTACTCCGACGACCCCCGCAAGAACCCCCAGGCGGTCCGGTTTGACGAGCTCACCTACCTCGAGGTCCTGAACCGGGGCCTCCAGGTCATGGACCCCACCGCCCTGACCCTGTGCATGGAGGCCCAGATGCCCATCGTGGTCTTTGACATCTTCAAACCCGGAGCCCTGACGGGTATCATCCGGGGAGAGAGGATCGGGACCCTCATCCACACCTGA
- the tsf gene encoding translation elongation factor Ts → MSQLELIKKLRESTGAGMMDVKKALEDAGWDEEKAVQLLRERGALKAAKKADREAREGVIGHYIHHNQRVGVLVELNCETDFVARNELFQSLAKDLAMHIAMAAPRYVSLEEVPQEELEKERQIYVQAALNEGKPPQIAEKIAEGRLKKYLEEVVLLEQPFVKDDKVKVKELIQEAIAKIGENIVVRRFCRFELGA, encoded by the coding sequence GTGAGCCAGCTCGAGCTCATCAAGAAGCTCCGGGAGTCCACCGGGGCGGGGATGATGGACGTGAAGAAGGCCCTGGAGGACGCCGGCTGGGACGAGGAGAAGGCGGTCCAGCTCCTCCGGGAGCGGGGCGCCCTCAAGGCGGCCAAGAAGGCCGACCGGGAGGCCCGGGAAGGGGTCATCGGCCACTACATCCACCACAACCAGCGGGTGGGGGTCCTGGTGGAGCTGAACTGCGAGACGGACTTCGTGGCCCGCAACGAGCTCTTCCAGAGCCTGGCCAAGGACCTGGCCATGCACATCGCCATGGCCGCCCCCCGGTACGTGAGCCTGGAGGAGGTGCCCCAGGAGGAGCTGGAGAAGGAGCGGCAGATCTACGTTCAGGCGGCGCTGAACGAGGGGAAGCCTCCCCAGATCGCGGAGAAGATCGCGGAGGGGCGGCTCAAGAAGTACCTGGAGGAGGTCGTCCTCCTGGAGCAGCCCTTCGTCAAGGACGACAAGGTGAAGGTGAAGGAGCTCATCCAGGAGGCCATCGCCAAGATCGGGGAGAACATCGTCGTCCGCCGCTTCTGCCGCTTTGAGCTGGGGGCATAG
- the rpsB gene encoding 30S ribosomal protein S2: MPVQITVKELLEAGVHFGHERRRWNPKFGRYIYAERNGIHIIDLQKTMVELERTFRFLEDLAMRGGTVLFVGTKKQAQDILQLEADRCGMPYVNQRWLGGMLTNFKTISRRVDRLEELEELFASEAIHDRPKKEQVRLKHELERLRKYLSGFRKLKRLPDALFVVDPTKEAIAVKEAQKLGIPVAALADTDSDPDQLDYIIPGNDDAIRSIQLILSRVADLIIEARGGVVEPSPSRALVEAEGAPEEAEAPTYDEGEVEA, translated from the coding sequence ATGCCTGTTCAGATCACGGTCAAGGAGCTTCTGGAAGCCGGGGTCCACTTCGGCCACGAAAGGCGGCGCTGGAACCCCAAGTTCGGCCGGTACATCTACGCGGAGCGCAACGGCATCCACATCATTGACCTGCAGAAGACGATGGTGGAGCTGGAGCGGACCTTCCGCTTCCTCGAGGACCTGGCCATGCGCGGGGGGACGGTCCTCTTCGTGGGGACCAAGAAGCAGGCCCAGGACATTCTCCAGCTCGAGGCCGACCGGTGCGGGATGCCCTACGTGAACCAGCGCTGGCTGGGGGGGATGCTTACCAACTTCAAGACCATCTCCCGGCGGGTGGACCGGCTGGAGGAGCTGGAGGAGCTCTTCGCCTCCGAGGCCATCCACGACCGGCCCAAGAAGGAGCAGGTGCGGCTCAAGCACGAGCTGGAGCGGCTCAGGAAGTACCTCTCCGGGTTCCGCAAGCTCAAGCGCCTCCCGGACGCCCTTTTCGTGGTGGACCCCACCAAGGAGGCCATCGCGGTCAAGGAGGCGCAGAAGCTGGGCATCCCCGTGGCCGCCCTGGCGGACACCGACTCCGACCCCGACCAGCTGGACTACATCATCCCCGGGAACGACGACGCCATCCGCTCCATCCAGCTCATCCTCTCCCGGGTGGCGGACCTGATCATTGAGGCCCGGGGCGGGGTGGTGGAGCCCTCCCCCTCCCGCGCCCTGGTGGAGGCGGAAGGGGCGCCCGAAGAGGCGGAGGCCCCCACCTACGACGAAGGGGAGGTGGAAGCGTGA
- a CDS encoding PaaI family thioesterase, which produces MNYVQFYYPEGFAHCYGCGRLNPEGHQFKTYWDPEKRESRTEFTPKPYHTAIPGFVYGGLLASLVDCHSTATGSAALKELESTPWDQGPYPRCVTASLEVQFLKPTPLGPTLVAVGRVLERSERKVVVGTEVYADGVLTVKGKAVVVRIPEGWGG; this is translated from the coding sequence ATGAACTACGTTCAGTTTTACTACCCCGAGGGCTTCGCCCACTGCTACGGCTGTGGCCGCCTGAACCCCGAGGGGCACCAGTTCAAGACCTACTGGGACCCGGAAAAAAGAGAGAGCCGCACCGAGTTCACCCCCAAGCCCTACCACACCGCCATCCCTGGCTTCGTCTACGGGGGGCTTCTGGCCTCCTTGGTGGACTGCCACTCCACCGCCACGGGCTCGGCGGCCCTCAAGGAGCTCGAGTCCACCCCCTGGGACCAGGGCCCCTACCCCCGGTGCGTGACCGCCAGCCTGGAGGTCCAGTTCCTCAAGCCCACCCCCCTGGGCCCCACCCTGGTGGCGGTGGGGCGCGTCCTGGAGAGGTCGGAGCGGAAGGTGGTGGTGGGGACCGAGGTCTACGCGGACGGGGTCCTCACGGTCAAGGGGAAGGCGGTGGTGGTGCGGATCCCCGAGGGCTGGGGGGGCTAA
- a CDS encoding cobalamin B12-binding domain-containing protein, giving the protein MDRRIRVLIAKPGLDGHDRGAKVVARALRDAGMEVIYTGLRQTPEMIVSAALQEDVDAIGLSILSGAHMHYFREVKRLLDEQGASDILLFGGGIIPDEDVPKLKALGVAEVFGPGTSTQEIVDFLRRAVPEKWRAEGMA; this is encoded by the coding sequence ATGGACCGGCGCATACGGGTGCTCATCGCCAAACCGGGTCTGGACGGGCACGACCGGGGGGCCAAGGTGGTGGCCCGGGCCCTCCGGGACGCGGGGATGGAGGTGATCTACACCGGCCTCCGCCAGACCCCCGAGATGATCGTCTCGGCGGCCCTGCAGGAGGACGTGGACGCCATCGGGCTCTCCATCCTCTCCGGGGCCCACATGCACTACTTCCGGGAGGTGAAGCGGCTTCTGGACGAGCAGGGGGCCTCGGACATCCTCCTCTTCGGCGGGGGGATCATCCCCGACGAGGACGTACCCAAGCTGAAGGCCCTGGGGGTGGCCGAGGTCTTCGGACCCGGGACCAGCACGCAGGAGATCGTGGACTTCCTGAGGCGGGCGGTGCCCGAGAAGTGGCGGGCGGAGGGGATGGCGTGA
- a CDS encoding acyl-CoA mutase large subunit family protein: MRKKHDWMRETYQKSLEKMPERPVAHRTLSGIAPEPLYTPEDIGVLDPEYEEKRGYPGEYPYTRGVYGSMYRSKLWTMRMFAGFGTAEQTNERFKKLLKAGQTGLSVAFDLPTLMGYDSDHPLSKGEVGKCGVAVSSLADMEVLFEGIDLEAVTTSMTINSPANAIWAMYLAVAKKRGHDWKKLGGTIQNDILKEFIAQKEFIFPPEPSVKLVIDTFEWGPKNVPKWNFISVSGYHIREAGSTAVQELAWTLADGFEYVEAALKRGLDVDEFAPRISFFFDVHNDFFEEIAKFRAARRIWAKEMRHRYGAKNPQSWMLRTHAQTAGVSLTAQQPLNNIARVAIQALAAVLGGTNSLHTDAYDEALALPTEESATIALRTQQIIAYETGVTHTIDPLAGSYYVEWLTDEMERQAMAIIEEIRRMGGVVRAIEEGYFLRELAEASYRYQQEVERKERIIVGVNAFTDEIPLKVPIQLVDPEVEKVQAERLARVRRERDPKRVEEALEGLRRAAVEGQNTMPHFVDCALAYCTLGEMMDVLREVYGVYQEPAYV, translated from the coding sequence ATGCGGAAAAAGCACGACTGGATGCGGGAAACCTACCAAAAGAGCCTGGAAAAGATGCCCGAAAGGCCCGTGGCCCACCGCACCCTCTCGGGCATCGCCCCCGAGCCCCTCTACACCCCCGAGGACATCGGGGTCCTGGACCCGGAGTACGAGGAGAAGCGGGGCTACCCCGGGGAGTACCCCTACACCCGGGGGGTCTACGGCTCCATGTACCGGTCCAAGCTCTGGACCATGCGCATGTTCGCGGGCTTCGGCACCGCTGAGCAGACCAACGAGCGGTTCAAGAAGCTCCTGAAGGCGGGCCAGACCGGGCTCTCCGTGGCCTTTGACCTCCCCACCCTGATGGGCTACGACTCCGACCACCCTCTCTCCAAGGGGGAGGTGGGCAAGTGCGGGGTGGCGGTCTCCAGCCTGGCGGACATGGAGGTCCTGTTTGAGGGGATTGACCTCGAGGCGGTCACCACCTCCATGACCATCAACAGCCCCGCCAACGCCATCTGGGCCATGTACCTGGCGGTGGCCAAGAAGCGGGGCCACGACTGGAAGAAGCTGGGGGGCACCATCCAGAACGACATCCTCAAGGAGTTCATCGCCCAGAAGGAGTTCATCTTCCCTCCCGAGCCCAGCGTGAAGCTGGTCATAGACACCTTTGAGTGGGGGCCCAAGAACGTCCCCAAGTGGAACTTCATCTCCGTCTCCGGCTACCACATCCGCGAGGCGGGCTCCACCGCGGTGCAGGAGCTGGCCTGGACCCTGGCGGACGGGTTTGAGTACGTGGAGGCCGCCCTGAAGCGGGGCCTGGACGTAGACGAGTTCGCCCCCCGGATCAGCTTCTTCTTTGATGTGCACAACGACTTCTTTGAGGAGATCGCCAAGTTCCGGGCCGCCCGGCGCATCTGGGCCAAGGAGATGCGCCACCGCTACGGGGCCAAGAACCCCCAGAGCTGGATGCTGCGCACCCACGCCCAGACCGCCGGGGTCTCCCTCACCGCGCAGCAGCCCCTCAACAACATCGCCCGGGTGGCCATCCAGGCCTTGGCCGCCGTCTTGGGCGGGACGAACAGCCTCCACACCGACGCCTACGACGAGGCCCTGGCCCTGCCCACGGAGGAGTCCGCCACCATCGCCCTGAGGACCCAGCAGATCATCGCCTACGAGACCGGCGTAACCCACACCATTGACCCCCTGGCGGGGAGCTACTACGTGGAGTGGCTCACCGACGAGATGGAGCGCCAGGCCATGGCCATCATTGAGGAGATCCGGCGCATGGGGGGCGTGGTGCGGGCCATTGAGGAGGGGTACTTCCTCCGGGAGCTCGCCGAGGCCAGCTACCGCTACCAGCAAGAGGTGGAGCGCAAGGAGCGGATCATCGTGGGGGTGAACGCCTTCACCGACGAGATCCCCCTCAAGGTCCCCATCCAGCTCGTGGACCCCGAGGTGGAAAAGGTGCAGGCGGAAAGGCTGGCCCGGGTGCGCCGGGAGCGGGACCCCAAGCGGGTAGAGGAGGCCCTCGAGGGCCTTAGGCGGGCGGCGGTGGAGGGGCAGAACACCATGCCCCACTTCGTGGACTGCGCCCTGGCCTACTGCACCCTGGGGGAGATGATGGACGTGTTGCGGGAGGTCTACGGGGTGTACCAGGAGCCCGCCTATGTCTAA
- the recO gene encoding DNA repair protein RecO, with the protein MERYRLEEGIVVGRKPLASGDLLVRFLTPKGSLEAVARKGQRPTGRTGRLSLFHHVRFQLYQKGPAALPTLTQVELVGRLCGLEAPRRYLMASYLAELAYALASPEAAPRLFPVFVSGLRGVAKHPDPLLPLVWAGWRMVKAAGLAPSLLGQGTHLKEGRLGTEGVYLGEKGVEALRAVLSLPGTEALPHLEEAPLDRLLLGLKAHVAEQVGPLRSAPLV; encoded by the coding sequence GTGGAGCGTTACCGCCTCGAGGAGGGCATCGTGGTGGGCCGGAAGCCCCTGGCCTCGGGGGACCTCCTGGTGCGGTTTCTGACCCCCAAGGGGAGCCTCGAGGCGGTGGCCAGGAAGGGACAGCGGCCCACGGGACGCACGGGAAGGCTCTCCCTCTTCCACCACGTGCGCTTCCAGCTCTACCAGAAGGGCCCGGCAGCCCTCCCTACCCTGACCCAGGTGGAGCTGGTGGGGCGGCTCTGTGGCCTCGAGGCCCCCCGGCGCTACCTGATGGCCAGCTACCTGGCGGAACTGGCCTACGCCCTGGCCTCCCCCGAGGCCGCCCCCCGCCTCTTCCCCGTCTTCGTCTCGGGCCTCAGGGGGGTGGCCAAGCACCCCGACCCCCTTCTCCCCCTGGTCTGGGCGGGGTGGCGGATGGTGAAGGCGGCGGGCCTGGCCCCCAGCCTCCTGGGCCAGGGGACCCACCTAAAGGAGGGGCGGCTGGGGACGGAAGGGGTCTACCTGGGGGAAAAGGGAGTGGAGGCCCTCAGGGCCGTCCTCTCCCTCCCCGGGACGGAGGCCCTCCCCCACCTGGAGGAGGCCCCCCTGGACCGGCTCCTCCTCGGCCTGAAGGCCCACGTGGCCGAGCAGGTGGGTCCCCTGAGGAGCGCTCCCCTAGTGTGA
- a CDS encoding TIGR00282 family metallophosphoesterase, with the protein MRLLFIGDVMGEPGLRAVGLHLPDIRPAYDLVIANGENAASGKGLDRRAYRMLKEAGVDLVSLGNHAFDHKEVYGLLETEPVVRAANYPPGTPGRGWWRLEAGGESLLFVQVMGRVFMDPLDDPFRTLDRILEAEEADYVLVEVHAEATSEKMALAHYLDGRVTAVLGTHTHVPTLDAMRLPKGTLYQTDVGMTGTYHSIIGGEIQTFLARFLTARPQPFRAAEGPARFHATELVFEGGKGVSISPYVWEEP; encoded by the coding sequence ATGCGCCTTCTCTTCATCGGCGACGTCATGGGGGAGCCCGGCCTGAGGGCGGTGGGCCTCCACCTGCCGGACATCCGCCCCGCCTACGACCTGGTCATCGCCAACGGGGAGAACGCCGCCTCGGGCAAGGGGCTGGACCGGCGGGCCTACCGGATGCTCAAGGAGGCGGGGGTGGACCTGGTCTCCCTGGGGAACCACGCCTTTGACCACAAGGAGGTGTACGGCCTCCTCGAGACCGAGCCCGTGGTCCGGGCGGCCAACTACCCCCCGGGGACCCCGGGCCGGGGGTGGTGGCGGCTCGAGGCGGGCGGGGAGAGCCTCCTCTTCGTCCAGGTCATGGGCCGGGTCTTCATGGACCCCCTGGACGACCCCTTCCGCACCCTGGACCGGATCCTGGAGGCGGAGGAGGCGGACTACGTCCTGGTGGAGGTCCACGCGGAGGCCACCAGCGAGAAGATGGCCCTGGCCCACTACCTGGACGGCCGGGTGACCGCCGTATTGGGCACCCACACCCACGTCCCCACCCTGGACGCCATGCGCCTTCCCAAGGGCACCTTATACCAGACGGACGTGGGCATGACCGGGACGTACCACTCCATCATCGGCGGGGAGATCCAGACCTTCCTGGCCCGCTTCCTCACCGCCCGGCCCCAGCCCTTCCGGGCGGCGGAGGGGCCCGCCCGGTTCCACGCCACCGAGCTTGTCTTTGAGGGGGGGAAGGGGGTGTCCATCAGCCCCTACGTCTGGGAGGAGCCGTGA